A stretch of the Candidatus Polarisedimenticolaceae bacterium genome encodes the following:
- a CDS encoding DUF1573 domain-containing protein — MRAALAVAAIVLLAGAPRADDVAPHIAFDVTDVNAGDVIRGTDAVAVFTYRNTGTAPLHITAAKPACGCTVATFDAEVAPGATGKLKAEVHTVDYKGPIGKEITVHHDDAAQGPIMLTVRANVVGSLEIYPTPSLTIGPRMNGYGKPAYVLLRKDDTESGVFALTALSASVPWLAVSARKVTQAEPPADWLPAAHPGDYIVSIQTKKPPLGFSQQKVTFKTGLAREPVYTIPITVHVRAPADLNPESLVLQPVPDAPGTATGAIVGSVRDDLDPAAVRVRSDDPAFVPKIEHPGERAFRLLVDWKASGHAGPAKTTVHIDVGDETVDVPVSVR; from the coding sequence ATGCGGGCCGCGCTCGCGGTAGCAGCCATCGTTCTCCTCGCGGGAGCACCGCGGGCGGACGACGTCGCGCCTCACATCGCGTTCGACGTCACGGACGTCAACGCCGGCGACGTGATCCGCGGAACCGACGCCGTCGCCGTCTTCACGTATCGCAACACGGGCACCGCCCCGCTCCACATCACCGCGGCGAAGCCGGCCTGCGGGTGCACCGTCGCCACCTTCGATGCCGAAGTCGCCCCCGGCGCGACCGGGAAGCTGAAGGCCGAGGTGCACACCGTCGACTACAAGGGGCCGATCGGGAAGGAGATCACCGTCCATCACGACGACGCCGCGCAGGGCCCGATCATGCTCACGGTGCGGGCGAACGTCGTCGGCAGCCTGGAGATCTACCCGACGCCGTCCCTCACGATCGGCCCGCGGATGAACGGATACGGGAAGCCCGCGTACGTCCTGCTCCGCAAGGACGATACCGAGTCCGGCGTCTTCGCGCTCACGGCGCTTTCCGCGAGCGTCCCGTGGCTCGCCGTCTCGGCGAGGAAGGTCACGCAGGCGGAGCCGCCCGCCGATTGGCTCCCGGCGGCGCACCCCGGCGACTACATCGTGTCGATCCAGACGAAGAAGCCTCCGCTCGGCTTTTCCCAGCAGAAGGTCACGTTCAAGACCGGCCTCGCGCGCGAGCCGGTCTACACGATTCCGATCACCGTCCACGTTCGTGCGCCGGCCGATCTGAACCCCGAGTCGCTCGTGCTCCAACCGGTGCCGGACGCTCCTGGGACCGCCACCGGTGCGATCGTAGGGTCCGTCCGCGACGATCTCGACCCGGCGGCGGTGCGCGTCCGCTCGGACGACCCGGCGTTCGTCCCTAAGATCGAGCACCCGGGCGAGCGCGCCTTCCGGCTTCTCGTCGACTGGAAGGCTTCGGGGCACGCCGGTCCCGCGAAGACGACGGTGCACATCGACGTCGGGGACGAGACCGTCGACGTGCCCGTCAGCGTTCGCTAG